From the genome of Neisseria lisongii, one region includes:
- a CDS encoding MetQ/NlpA family ABC transporter substrate-binding protein, with protein sequence MQLNTLFKTFSAAALTLALAACGGEKAAENTAASAASAADQGAKKEIVFGTTVGDFGDMVKDQIQPALEKKGYTVKLVEFTDYVRPNLALAEGELDINIFQHKPYLDDFKKEHKLDIVEAFQVPTAPLGLYPGKLTSLDEVKDGSSVSAPNDPSNFARALVMFNDLGWLKLKEGVNPLTASKNDIAENPKNLNIVELEAAQLPRSRADVDFAIVNGNYAMSSGMKLTETLFQEPSFAYVNWAAVKTADKDSQWLKDVEEAYNSEEFKAYAHQRFAGYKYPAAWGENAAVGAQAEAASTASAAK encoded by the coding sequence ATGCAGTTGAATACTTTGTTCAAAACCTTTTCCGCAGCGGCGCTGACTTTGGCGCTGGCCGCCTGCGGCGGCGAAAAAGCCGCTGAAAACACCGCCGCTTCTGCTGCTTCCGCAGCCGATCAGGGCGCTAAAAAAGAAATCGTATTCGGTACGACCGTTGGCGATTTCGGCGATATGGTCAAAGACCAAATCCAACCGGCTCTGGAGAAAAAAGGCTATACCGTCAAACTGGTTGAGTTTACCGACTACGTGCGTCCGAATCTGGCGCTGGCCGAGGGCGAGTTGGACATCAACATCTTCCAACACAAACCGTATCTGGACGACTTCAAAAAAGAACACAAACTCGACATCGTAGAAGCCTTCCAAGTTCCGACCGCACCGCTGGGCCTGTATCCGGGCAAACTGACATCATTGGACGAAGTAAAAGACGGCAGCAGCGTTTCAGCGCCGAACGACCCGTCCAACTTCGCCCGTGCCTTGGTGATGTTTAACGACTTAGGCTGGCTGAAACTGAAAGAAGGCGTTAATCCGCTGACCGCCTCTAAAAACGACATCGCAGAAAATCCGAAAAACCTGAACATTGTCGAATTGGAAGCCGCACAATTACCCCGCAGCCGTGCCGACGTTGATTTTGCCATCGTCAACGGCAACTACGCCATGAGCAGCGGCATGAAACTGACCGAAACCCTGTTCCAAGAACCGAGCTTCGCCTATGTAAACTGGGCAGCCGTGAAAACCGCCGACAAAGACAGCCAATGGCTGAAAGATGTGGAAGAAGCCTACAATTCCGAAGAATTCAAAGCCTACGCCCACCAACGCTTTGCAGGCTACAAATATCCCGCAGCATGGGGTGAAAACGCCGCCGTCGGCGCACAGGCCGAAGCTGCTTCAACAGCTTCCGCCGCCAAATAA
- a CDS encoding methionine ABC transporter permease, translating to MADLTFAQAVATISGMKSEILQALGETFIMVGLSTVFAVVFGTLLGVLLFVTADRQLHSNRTLNFILDNLVNLIRAFPFVILMIALIPATRAIIGTTIGPVAASLVLSVSGLFYFARLVEQNLREVPRGVIEAATSMGASPMTIIRKVLLNEARAGMVSSITVLAIGLLSYSAAAGMIGGGGLGDLAIRYGYYRYQTEVIIFIVAILVLMVVLIQTTGNWLARKVDKR from the coding sequence ATGGCTGATTTGACTTTTGCTCAGGCCGTTGCCACCATCAGCGGCATGAAAAGCGAGATTCTGCAGGCATTGGGCGAAACCTTTATCATGGTCGGCCTGTCCACCGTGTTTGCCGTGGTATTCGGCACACTGCTGGGCGTATTGCTGTTTGTAACCGCCGACCGGCAACTGCACAGCAACCGGACGCTGAATTTTATTTTGGACAATCTGGTCAATCTGATTCGGGCGTTTCCGTTTGTGATTTTGATGATTGCCCTGATTCCCGCTACACGGGCAATTATCGGCACCACCATCGGCCCGGTTGCCGCTTCGCTGGTGTTGAGCGTATCGGGGCTGTTTTATTTTGCCCGACTGGTCGAACAAAACCTGCGCGAAGTGCCGCGCGGCGTGATTGAAGCCGCCACCAGCATGGGCGCATCGCCGATGACGATTATCCGCAAAGTCTTATTGAACGAAGCACGGGCAGGCATGGTTTCCAGCATTACCGTGCTGGCCATCGGGCTGCTGTCGTACAGTGCCGCTGCGGGCATGATCGGCGGCGGCGGCTTGGGCGATTTGGCCATCCGCTACGGCTACTACCGCTACCAAACCGAAGTCATCATCTTCATCGTCGCCATTTTGGTGCTGATGGTGGTGCTGATACAGACTACCGGCAACTGGCTTGCCCGAAAAGTCGATAAACGTTGA
- a CDS encoding methionine ABC transporter ATP-binding protein produces MIILDNVSKRFQTRDKGWFTAVEPTRLEIKEGEIFGLMGYSGAGKSTLLRLINLLERPDSGRVLVGGRDLTAMSAADLRQERQNIGMVFQQFNLLSNRTVADNVAFPLEIAGWPSEKIKNRVAECLEIVGLSERAQHYPAQLSGGQKQRVGIARALASNPQVILADEPTSALDPATTRSVLACLEDINKRFNVTIVIVTHEMSVIRRLCDRAALLDKGRLLEVVEVNNNQIHARSEIGQELIRED; encoded by the coding sequence ATGATTATTTTGGACAATGTTTCCAAACGATTCCAAACCCGGGACAAGGGTTGGTTTACAGCGGTCGAGCCGACCCGTTTGGAGATTAAAGAAGGCGAAATTTTCGGCCTGATGGGTTATTCCGGTGCCGGTAAATCCACGCTGCTGCGGCTGATTAACCTGCTGGAGCGGCCCGACAGCGGTCGTGTATTGGTCGGCGGGCGGGATTTGACCGCCATGAGCGCCGCCGATTTGCGCCAAGAGCGGCAAAACATCGGCATGGTGTTCCAACAGTTTAATCTGTTGAGCAACCGTACCGTTGCCGACAACGTTGCCTTTCCGCTAGAAATTGCCGGCTGGCCGTCTGAAAAAATAAAAAACCGAGTGGCCGAATGTCTGGAAATTGTCGGCTTGAGCGAACGGGCGCAGCATTATCCGGCGCAGCTTTCCGGCGGACAAAAACAACGGGTCGGCATTGCCCGTGCGCTGGCATCCAATCCGCAGGTGATTTTGGCGGACGAACCGACTTCGGCGCTCGACCCCGCCACCACCCGCAGCGTGTTGGCATGTTTGGAAGACATCAACAAACGTTTTAATGTAACCATCGTGATTGTTACCCACGAAATGAGCGTGATCCGCAGATTGTGCGACCGTGCCGCCCTGCTCGACAAAGGGCGGCTGCTGGAAGTGGTGGAAGTCAATAATAATCAAATCCATGCCCGTTCCGAAATTGGGCAGGAACTGATTCGGGAGGATTGA
- the trhP gene encoding prephenate-dependent tRNA uridine(34) hydroxylase TrhP gives MKAPELLLPAGGLERMRAAYDYGADAVYAGSPRYSLRARNNEFAKLDVLAQGIKEAHERNKKFFLTVNTLPHNSKLKTFVSDMEPLIAMQPDALIMADPGLIMVVREKWPDMPIHLSVQANTTNYWGVKFWQNIGVERIILSRELSMDEIAEIRQECPDIELEVFIHGALCIAYSGRCLLSGYFNHRDPNQGTCTNSCRWDYKVHNAEDSDAGDAQLLQGFHFEKAQEEANQNFEGINGQKRHPYADKVFLIEESNRPGEMMPIMEDEHGTYIMNSKDLRGIEVVDKLARIGVDSLKVEGRTKSLYYVARVAQSYRKAIDDAVAGRPFDVSLLSELEGLANRGYTSGFLERHQTQDYQNYLSGHSLAKQSQYVGHVLEIDEQGWATVEVKNRFAVGDRLEVIHPNGNQEITLEQIIRKGEAVDVAPGNGIQVKIPNMQGKEKALLARIMNP, from the coding sequence ATGAAAGCACCTGAATTATTATTACCGGCCGGCGGTTTGGAGCGTATGCGTGCGGCTTATGATTATGGCGCCGATGCGGTGTATGCGGGCAGCCCCCGTTATTCCTTGCGGGCGCGCAATAATGAGTTTGCCAAATTGGACGTACTGGCTCAGGGCATTAAAGAAGCACACGAGCGCAATAAGAAATTCTTTTTGACGGTCAATACCTTGCCGCATAATTCCAAGCTGAAAACTTTTGTTTCAGATATGGAACCGCTGATTGCGATGCAGCCTGATGCGCTGATTATGGCCGATCCGGGGCTGATTATGGTGGTGCGGGAAAAATGGCCGGATATGCCGATTCATCTGTCGGTGCAGGCCAATACTACCAATTATTGGGGTGTGAAATTCTGGCAGAATATCGGCGTAGAACGGATTATTCTGTCGCGCGAACTGAGCATGGATGAAATTGCCGAAATCCGTCAGGAATGCCCCGATATCGAGCTGGAAGTGTTTATCCACGGGGCGTTGTGCATCGCCTATTCCGGCCGTTGCCTGCTTTCCGGCTATTTCAACCATCGAGACCCGAATCAGGGAACGTGTACCAATTCCTGTCGTTGGGATTACAAAGTCCACAATGCCGAAGACAGCGATGCGGGCGATGCGCAACTCTTGCAAGGCTTTCATTTTGAGAAAGCGCAGGAAGAAGCCAATCAGAATTTTGAAGGGATTAACGGGCAGAAACGCCATCCGTATGCCGACAAAGTGTTCCTGATCGAAGAGAGCAACCGCCCCGGCGAAATGATGCCGATTATGGAAGACGAACACGGCACTTATATCATGAATTCCAAAGACTTGAGGGGCATTGAAGTGGTGGACAAACTCGCCCGCATCGGCGTGGACAGTCTGAAAGTCGAAGGCCGCACCAAATCGCTGTATTACGTCGCCCGCGTCGCCCAGTCTTACCGCAAAGCGATTGACGATGCCGTGGCCGGCCGGCCGTTTGACGTATCGCTGTTGAGCGAACTGGAAGGCTTGGCCAACCGGGGCTATACGTCCGGCTTTTTGGAGCGCCACCAAACCCAAGATTACCAAAACTACCTCAGCGGCCATTCTCTGGCGAAACAGAGCCAGTATGTCGGCCATGTATTGGAAATCGACGAACAGGGCTGGGCGACCGTGGAAGTGAAAAACCGTTTTGCCGTCGGCGACCGTTTGGAAGTGATTCACCCAAACGGCAACCAAGAAATCACGCTGGAGCAGATTATCCGTAAAGGCGAAGCGGTGGACGTTGCACCGGGCAACGGCATTCAGGTCAAAATCCCGAATATGCAGGGCAAAGAAAAAGCGCTGCTGGCGAGAATTATGAATCCTTGA
- a CDS encoding amino acid ABC transporter permease produces MDFRFDIIYEYRWMFFYGALTTLGLTVVATLGGSVLGLLLALARLLHLEKSGPLMRALAWVLRKFSLLYVTLFRGTPLFVQIVIWSFVWFPFFVHPSDGVLINGDAAIEIRRSYGPLIAGGLALIANSGAYICEIFRAGIQSIDRGQMEAARSLGLSYTQAMRYVIMPQALRRMLPPLASEFITLLKDSSLLSTIAVAELAYVQNTISGRYSVYEEPLYTVALIYLLMTTFLGWVFLRLENRYSTTRR; encoded by the coding sequence ATGGATTTTCGTTTTGACATTATTTATGAATACCGCTGGATGTTTTTCTACGGCGCACTCACCACGCTGGGCCTGACCGTCGTTGCCACGCTGGGTGGCTCGGTTTTGGGTCTGCTGCTGGCTTTGGCCCGCCTGCTGCATTTGGAAAAAAGCGGCCCGCTGATGCGCGCCTTAGCGTGGGTGCTGCGTAAATTTTCGCTGCTCTACGTTACCCTGTTCCGAGGTACGCCGTTATTTGTACAGATTGTGATTTGGTCGTTTGTCTGGTTTCCGTTTTTTGTCCACCCCAGCGATGGTGTACTGATTAACGGCGATGCCGCCATCGAAATCCGCCGCTCCTACGGCCCGCTGATTGCTGGCGGATTGGCGCTGATTGCCAACTCCGGTGCCTATATCTGCGAAATTTTCCGTGCCGGTATCCAGTCTATCGACCGAGGCCAAATGGAAGCCGCCCGCTCTTTGGGCTTGAGCTACACACAGGCCATGCGTTATGTGATTATGCCGCAGGCGCTGCGCCGTATGCTGCCGCCGCTGGCCAGTGAATTTATCACGCTTTTGAAAGACAGCTCCCTGCTCTCCACCATCGCCGTTGCCGAACTGGCGTATGTGCAGAACACCATTTCCGGCCGCTATTCGGTGTATGAAGAACCGCTCTACACCGTCGCCCTGATTTATCTGCTGATGACGACTTTCCTCGGCTGGGTATTCCTGCGTTTGGAAAACCGCTACAGTACCACCCGCCGCTGA
- a CDS encoding toxin-activating lysine-acyltransferase, giving the protein MPNPTPTLNIISPKLFPDKAWNESEVLGAITWLWYQSPVHCQVDIAEMLAYVLPVLKNGQFALFSMGAQPIGYISWAYFDEVAEVHYLQSDHYLRNNSDWNCGDNIWIIQWFAPLGHSHQMRYCCPKCDYRTWLYHSPHFGGTAGFEQRLTDANRFSRLPEKH; this is encoded by the coding sequence ATGCCCAATCCAACACCTACCTTAAACATCATCTCCCCAAAACTTTTCCCTGATAAAGCATGGAACGAAAGCGAAGTATTGGGGGCAATCACATGGCTGTGGTATCAATCACCTGTTCATTGTCAGGTCGATATTGCCGAGATGCTGGCCTATGTGCTGCCGGTATTAAAAAACGGCCAGTTCGCATTGTTCAGTATGGGTGCGCAACCCATCGGCTACATCTCTTGGGCATATTTTGACGAAGTGGCTGAAGTGCATTATTTACAATCAGACCATTATTTACGCAATAACAGTGATTGGAACTGCGGAGATAATATTTGGATCATCCAATGGTTTGCCCCTTTGGGCCACAGTCATCAAATGCGCTACTGCTGCCCAAAATGTGATTATCGGACGTGGCTATACCACTCCCCGCATTTTGGCGGCACCGCAGGATTTGAACAGCGGTTAACTGACGCTAACCGTTTTTCCCGGTTACCTGAAAAACATTGA
- a CDS encoding transposase-like zinc-binding domain-containing protein, whose translation MSNVRKKYPFCSQNTLIKYGRRKGRQRYRCSVCSKFGLMDIWNDFQAA comes from the coding sequence ATTTCAAATGTTCGTAAAAAATACCCGTTTTGCAGTCAAAACACCCTCATCAAATACGGCCGTAGAAAAGGCAGACAAAGATACAGATGCTCCGTCTGCAGCAAATTCGGACTAATGGACATTTGGAATGATTTTCAGGCAGCCTGA
- a CDS encoding DUF4265 domain-containing protein, translated as MLFDIYIIFYDLEGNLAEEKVSALLLNDGNYMVKDIPLFTPNLALDDIIAVETDEKLYFDKLVSSSGNSTINIVFFDEKIDIIVQKIRNMGGEIRYWNNKYISINIPANISYYPIKNFLNHLEENHCLSYREACLANNSLHEIH; from the coding sequence GTGCTTTTTGATATATACATTATATTCTATGATTTAGAAGGTAATTTAGCCGAAGAAAAAGTATCTGCCTTATTATTAAATGACGGGAACTACATGGTTAAAGATATTCCTCTCTTTACCCCCAATTTAGCTTTAGACGATATTATAGCGGTAGAAACAGATGAAAAATTATATTTTGACAAATTAGTTTCCTCATCAGGTAATTCAACAATAAATATTGTATTTTTTGATGAAAAAATAGACATAATTGTACAAAAAATACGAAATATGGGAGGGGAAATTAGATACTGGAATAATAAATATATTTCTATAAATATCCCAGCAAATATATCATATTATCCCATAAAAAACTTTCTAAACCATTTAGAAGAAAATCACTGTTTAAGTTATAGAGAGGCTTGTTTGGCAAATAATAGTTTGCATGAAATTCATTAA
- a CDS encoding HNH endonuclease, whose product MIKCENCGVQTIPATKSTAGKTHSKIERHVDHIKAKSKGGSGTLNNGQVLCRDCNLKKGNK is encoded by the coding sequence ATTATTAAATGTGAAAATTGTGGTGTTCAGACCATCCCTGCAACAAAATCAACCGCAGGAAAAACCCATTCTAAAATTGAGCGTCATGTAGATCACATTAAAGCGAAATCAAAAGGTGGAAGCGGGACACTAAATAATGGGCAAGTGCTATGCCGAGATTGTAATTTAAAGAAAGGAAATAAATAG
- a CDS encoding transposase-like zinc-binding domain-containing protein gives MAESAGLWYFQRFFTNEYKKCPFCLKNTLVKNGRKNGRQRYKCSQCKRYRPQNERPDNRLLLYQYPSQPN, from the coding sequence ATCGCTGAAAGCGCCGGATTATGGTACTTTCAGCGTTTTTTTACCAATGAATACAAAAAATGTCCCTTTTGCCTCAAAAATACCCTAGTCAAAAACGGCCGTAAAAACGGCAGGCAAAGATATAAATGTTCCCAATGCAAACGGTATCGTCCGCAGAATGAAAGACCGGATAACCGGCTTTTACTTTACCAATATCCATCACAACCAAATTAG
- a CDS encoding pseudouridine synthase, which translates to MNTVIVLNKPYGVICQFSPHEKHATLKDYLDRPGFYPAGRLDTDSEGLVLLTDNGGLQARISHPKFKLEKTYWVQLEGSPDEAKLDLLRRGVDLGDFVTRPAKVRLLSDAEIGQLWPRQPPIRVRQTVPDFWAEIKISEGKNRQVRRMSAKAGYPCLRLVRVAIGHINLFDLGLALGEWKEIPFRG; encoded by the coding sequence ATGAATACCGTCATCGTATTAAACAAACCTTATGGCGTGATTTGCCAGTTTTCGCCGCACGAGAAACACGCCACGCTGAAAGATTATCTCGACCGCCCCGGTTTTTACCCCGCCGGACGGCTCGACACCGACAGTGAGGGCTTGGTGTTGCTGACGGACAACGGCGGTCTTCAAGCCAGAATCAGCCATCCGAAATTCAAGTTGGAAAAAACCTATTGGGTGCAACTCGAGGGCAGCCCGGACGAAGCCAAACTGGACTTGCTGCGGCGTGGTGTGGACTTGGGCGATTTCGTTACCCGTCCGGCAAAAGTACGGCTGTTGTCAGATGCGGAAATCGGGCAATTATGGCCCCGTCAGCCGCCGATTCGGGTACGCCAAACCGTACCGGATTTTTGGGCGGAAATTAAGATTTCTGAGGGGAAAAACCGCCAAGTGCGGCGTATGAGCGCCAAAGCCGGTTATCCCTGTCTGCGTTTGGTGCGGGTTGCCATCGGGCATATCAATCTGTTTGATTTGGGCTTAGCCTTGGGCGAATGGAAAGAAATCCCGTTTCGGGGGTAA
- the cysI gene encoding assimilatory sulfite reductase (NADPH) hemoprotein subunit, with product MTAADPRAKLPDAPLADNERLKDQSHYLKGTIREDLKDPLTGGFNGDNFQLIRFHGMYEQDNRDIRAERNAQKLDNLKNVMLRCRLPGGIITPQQWLGIDRFATENTLYGSIRLTNRQTFQFHGVLKDNIKPMHQWLNALGLDSIATAGDVNRNVLCTSNPVESSLHREAYEWAKKISEHLLPKTRAYAEIWLDGEKLHSTEDLVETPLPEAVKSGDATEPVLGKAYLPRKFKTTVVIPPHNDVDLHANDLNFVAIEEQGKLVGFNVLVGGGLSMEHGNRKTYPNTAKEFGFVGLDKVLDCAAAVVSVQRDWGNRSDRKNAKTRYTIERVGLDVFIDEVENRMGCRFEPVRPYQFTGRGDRIGWVQGEEGLWHLTLFVENGRLLDKPGKPLKTGVRKIAEIHQGDFRLTANQNLIVAGVPEAQKAEIERIAREHGLISDSVTRQRENSMACVALPTCPLAMAEAERFLPTFSDRIDEIMAANGLQDEYLVLRVNGCPNGCGRSMLSEIGLVGKAVGRYNLYAGGNRQGTRIPRLFKENITEPEILDIISGWIARWAAEREADEGFGDFAVRSGIVAAVENPPQDFWA from the coding sequence ATGACCGCTGCCGATCCCCGTGCCAAACTGCCCGATGCGCCTTTGGCGGACAACGAACGCCTGAAAGACCAAAGCCATTATCTGAAAGGCACGATTCGAGAAGATTTGAAAGACCCGCTGACCGGCGGTTTCAACGGCGACAATTTCCAGCTGATCCGTTTTCACGGCATGTATGAGCAGGACAATCGGGACATCCGTGCCGAACGCAATGCGCAAAAACTCGACAATCTGAAAAACGTGATGCTGCGCTGCCGCTTGCCCGGCGGCATCATCACGCCGCAGCAATGGTTGGGGATTGACCGTTTCGCCACCGAAAACACGCTCTACGGCTCAATCCGCCTGACCAACCGCCAAACCTTCCAGTTTCACGGCGTATTGAAAGACAACATCAAACCCATGCACCAATGGCTCAACGCCTTGGGGCTGGATTCCATCGCCACCGCTGGCGACGTAAACCGCAATGTATTGTGTACCAGCAATCCCGTAGAAAGCAGCCTGCACCGAGAAGCCTACGAATGGGCGAAAAAAATCAGCGAACATTTGCTGCCGAAAACCCGTGCCTACGCCGAAATCTGGCTGGACGGCGAGAAACTGCATTCCACCGAAGACTTGGTCGAAACGCCGCTGCCCGAAGCCGTGAAAAGCGGCGATGCCACCGAGCCGGTGCTGGGCAAAGCCTATTTGCCCCGCAAATTCAAAACCACAGTGGTGATTCCGCCGCACAACGATGTCGATTTGCACGCCAACGATTTGAACTTTGTCGCCATTGAAGAGCAGGGCAAGTTGGTCGGTTTTAATGTATTGGTCGGCGGCGGCCTGTCGATGGAACACGGCAACCGCAAAACCTACCCGAATACCGCCAAAGAATTCGGCTTTGTTGGTTTGGACAAAGTATTGGACTGCGCCGCCGCCGTGGTTTCCGTGCAGCGGGACTGGGGCAACCGCAGCGACCGCAAAAACGCCAAAACCCGCTACACCATCGAACGTGTCGGCTTGGACGTGTTTATCGACGAAGTGGAAAACCGCATGGGTTGCCGCTTCGAGCCGGTGCGTCCGTATCAGTTTACCGGACGGGGCGACCGTATCGGCTGGGTGCAGGGAGAAGAAGGCTTGTGGCACTTAACCCTGTTTGTCGAAAACGGCCGCCTGCTCGACAAACCGGGCAAACCGCTGAAAACCGGCGTACGCAAAATCGCCGAAATCCATCAGGGCGATTTCCGCTTAACCGCCAACCAAAACCTGATTGTCGCCGGTGTACCCGAAGCGCAGAAAGCCGAAATCGAACGCATCGCCCGGGAACACGGCTTAATCAGCGACAGCGTAACCCGCCAACGGGAAAACAGCATGGCCTGCGTGGCTTTGCCGACCTGTCCGCTGGCCATGGCGGAAGCCGAACGTTTCTTGCCGACCTTCTCCGACCGCATTGATGAAATCATGGCGGCAAACGGCCTGCAGGACGAATATCTTGTGCTGCGGGTCAATGGTTGCCCGAACGGCTGCGGCCGCAGTATGCTTTCCGAAATCGGCTTGGTGGGCAAAGCAGTCGGCCGCTACAACCTGTATGCGGGCGGCAACCGCCAAGGCACACGCATTCCCCGCCTGTTTAAAGAAAACATTACCGAACCGGAAATTCTGGACATCATCAGCGGATGGATTGCACGCTGGGCGGCGGAACGTGAAGCAGACGAAGGCTTCGGCGATTTCGCCGTACGCAGCGGCATTGTTGCCGCAGTAGAAAATCCGCCGCAGGATTTCTGGGCGTAA
- the cysK gene encoding cysteine synthase A produces MKIANSITDLIGNTPLVKLNRLTEGLEAQVAVKLEFFNPGSSVKDRIAEAMIDEAEKAGKINKNTVIVEATSGNTGIGLAMVCAARGYKLAITMPESMSKERRMLLRAFGAELILTPAAEGMGGAIAKAQSLVDEHPETYFMPRQFDNGANPEIHRKTTAEEIWNDTDGKVDVFVAGVGTGGTITGVGEVLKQHNPAVKVVAVEPEASPVLSGGEKGPHPIQGIGAGFVPSVLNTTVYDEIVKVSGEAAFETARAMAEKEGILVGISSGAAVWSALQLAKKPEYAGKLIVVLIPSYGERYLSTPLFADLA; encoded by the coding sequence ATGAAGATTGCAAACAGCATTACCGATTTAATCGGCAACACCCCGTTGGTCAAACTCAACCGTCTGACTGAAGGCTTGGAAGCGCAAGTCGCTGTTAAGCTGGAGTTTTTCAACCCGGGCAGCAGCGTGAAAGACCGTATCGCCGAGGCGATGATCGACGAAGCCGAAAAAGCCGGCAAAATCAATAAAAACACCGTGATTGTGGAAGCCACCAGCGGCAACACCGGTATCGGTTTGGCGATGGTGTGTGCCGCCCGCGGCTACAAGCTGGCGATTACCATGCCTGAAAGCATGAGTAAAGAGCGCCGTATGCTGCTGCGTGCATTCGGTGCCGAGCTGATTCTGACACCGGCCGCCGAAGGCATGGGCGGAGCGATTGCCAAAGCCCAATCTTTGGTGGACGAACATCCTGAAACCTATTTCATGCCCCGTCAGTTTGACAACGGTGCCAACCCTGAAATCCACCGCAAAACCACAGCCGAAGAAATCTGGAACGATACCGACGGCAAAGTCGATGTATTCGTAGCAGGTGTCGGCACCGGAGGTACGATTACCGGCGTGGGCGAAGTGTTGAAACAGCACAATCCGGCGGTCAAAGTTGTCGCAGTCGAGCCGGAAGCATCGCCGGTATTGAGCGGCGGCGAAAAAGGCCCGCACCCGATTCAGGGTATCGGCGCAGGCTTCGTACCGAGCGTATTGAATACCACCGTTTATGACGAAATCGTTAAAGTTTCCGGCGAAGCCGCTTTTGAAACCGCCCGTGCCATGGCGGAAAAAGAAGGTATTCTGGTCGGCATTTCTTCAGGTGCAGCCGTATGGAGCGCCCTGCAGTTGGCGAAAAAACCGGAATACGCAGGCAAACTGATTGTGGTGCTGATTCCGTCTTACGGCGAGCGTTACCTTTCTACGCCGCTGTTTGCCGACTTGGCATAA
- the dapF gene encoding diaminopimelate epimerase gives MKTLKFTKMHGLGNDFMVVDAVNQDFDPQQAPLAAWADRFRGVGFDQLLVVEKPSSPDVDFRYRIFNADGSEVEQCGNGARCFVRFVADKGLTQKKAIRVETAGGVIVPELKDNGLVTVNMGKPKFRPSEIPFVPLADENDEALTYTVRTQRGDVQAACVNMGNPHTVLVVEDTAAADVERLGAEIEPHSQFPAKVNVGFMQVVNRRAIRLRVYERGVGETQACGTGACAAVVAGVRLGLLDAGEAVEVSLPGGVLSIAWQPQADVLMTGPAETVFEGELRY, from the coding sequence ATGAAAACCTTAAAATTTACCAAAATGCACGGTTTGGGCAACGACTTTATGGTGGTTGATGCCGTGAATCAGGATTTCGACCCGCAACAGGCACCGCTGGCGGCGTGGGCGGATCGTTTTCGGGGTGTGGGCTTCGATCAGTTGCTGGTGGTGGAAAAACCGTCGTCGCCCGATGTGGATTTCCGTTATCGGATTTTTAATGCCGACGGCAGTGAAGTTGAGCAATGCGGCAACGGCGCACGCTGTTTCGTCCGTTTTGTGGCGGATAAGGGGCTGACGCAGAAAAAAGCGATTCGGGTGGAAACCGCCGGCGGCGTGATTGTGCCGGAACTGAAAGACAACGGTTTGGTTACGGTCAATATGGGCAAACCGAAGTTCAGGCCGTCTGAAATTCCGTTTGTGCCGCTGGCAGATGAAAACGATGAGGCGCTGACTTATACGGTACGCACGCAGCGGGGCGATGTGCAGGCGGCGTGTGTCAATATGGGCAATCCGCATACGGTGCTGGTGGTGGAGGATACGGCTGCAGCAGATGTGGAAAGATTGGGTGCAGAAATCGAGCCGCATAGTCAGTTTCCCGCCAAAGTCAATGTCGGCTTTATGCAGGTGGTAAACCGGCGGGCAATCCGTTTGCGGGTGTATGAGCGGGGCGTGGGCGAAACGCAGGCCTGCGGCACGGGCGCTTGTGCGGCGGTGGTGGCAGGTGTGCGTTTGGGTCTGCTTGATGCGGGCGAGGCGGTGGAAGTGTCGCTTCCGGGCGGCGTGTTGTCGATTGCGTGGCAGCCGCAGGCCGATGTGTTGATGACCGGCCCGGCGGAAACGGTGTTTGAAGGCGAGTTGCGGTATTGA